The Candidatus Dadabacteria bacterium genomic interval GGCTTCTCCCTCGACATCCTCCGCGATTATCAAAAGGGGCTTGGTGCTTCTCGCCACTTCCTCAAGAAGCGGGAGAAGGTCCTTCATGTTGGCTATCTTCTTGTCGAAAAGCAGGATGAGCGGATCTTCGAGCTCAACCGTCATCTTCTCGGGCTCGGTCACGAAGTAGGGGCTGAGATACCCCCTGTCAAACTGCATTCCCTCAACCACGTCAAGCTCGGTGTCGAGGCTTCTTCCCTCCTCAACGGTTATGACCCCGTCCTTTCCTACCTTCTCCATGGCGTCGGCTATGATGCTTCCGACGTTCTGGTCCCCGTTCGCGGAAACCGTGGCCACCTGGGCTATCTCCGTGCGTCCCTTCACCTGCTTGCTTGATTTCCTTATGCTCCCGGTCACAACCTCGACCGACTGGTCTATTCCCCTTTTAAGCTTCATGGGGTCGTGCCCGGCGGCAACCAGCTTTATGCCTTCGCGGTATATCGCCTGGGCAAGTATGGTGGCCGTCGTGGTGCCGTCTCCGGCGACGTCGCTGGTCTTTGAGGCGACCTCCTTTACCATCTGGGCTCCCATGTTCTCGAATTTGTCCTCAATCTCTATTTCCTTGGCCACGGAAACCCCGTCCTTGGTCACGACCGGAGCTCCGAACGTTTTCTCTATCAGCACGTTGCGTCCCCTTGGACCCAGCGTAGCCTTCACAGCGGCCGCGAGCTTGTTAACGCCCTCGAGAACTTTCTCCCTGGCCTCAGTGTCAAATAACAGATCTTTTGCCATTTTATTGTTTTCCTCCTTTGTTAGTCTTCTATCACCGCGAGTATCTCGTGTTCGGGGATAATCAGGTAATCCTCGCCGCCGAGCGAAACCTCGCTTCCGCCGTATTTTCCGAATATGACCCTGTCGCCGGGCTTTACGTCAAGCGGAAAAATTTCTCCGTTTTCAATGGGCCTTCCCTTCCCCACGGCAATAACCTCTGCCTGCTGGGGTTTCTCAGCCGCGGTGTCGGGGATTATGATTCCCCCTTCCGTCGTCTCAGACACGTCAAGACGCTTTATCAAGACCTTGTCATGTAGCGGTCTTATCTCCATCTCTAATACCTCCTTTTTAACTTTTTAAAGCTGACTGGCACTTGCGCCTTCCAAGTGCCAACTATAAAGTAAGCACGTTTTTGCGGGTGTCAAGGGATGGAGGGAAAAAAGAGGGGCTGATTTTCCATTTGCTGAAAAGGTTGAACAAGAAAAATTTTTCGTTGTCCGAGAAACCTTGGTCCAAGAAAATTGAGAAAAGAACGTGATGGGTTCTGCAGTGCTGGCGAAGAAGCTGAAAAAAGCTGAGGCCGCTCACAGGCTAGCTGGAACGACCTCGTTACTCCTTCTACACATGGCAGACGAGCTGCCGTTAATTTAATGTCTGCAAGATTAAATGTCAAATGCTGGCAAGTTCTACACGGACAGGCGCATTTCTTGATAAACCAAGTTGCAGTCGATAGAATTCTGTGAACGGATTTACGCTCCCATGTATGTAAAAAGCTCTTGGACGCGGGAGTTCCCGAAAGGCGGGCCGAGGCGTAAGTTTGCGTTTTGGGCGAGGCAGTTGAATGCAGTCCGGCGTGAAGCGGGATACTGGAGGGGGCGGGTGGACGCAGGGAAAACTGAGCGGCCCGACGGACGGGGCTTCGGGAAACCAAGCAGGCTGCGGGAGAATTCAGGCAGGAGATCAGGCAGGAAATGAGAGCTTGGGCGGAGGGGGTCGCCAAGCTTGC includes:
- a CDS encoding co-chaperone GroES, coding for MEIRPLHDKVLIKRLDVSETTEGGIIIPDTAAEKPQQAEVIAVGKGRPIENGEIFPLDVKPGDRVIFGKYGGSEVSLGGEDYLIIPEHEILAVIED